The DNA region CGCCAACCTGGCCGATGAGCCGATCGCGACATACGGGGTTCGGCTCGACCGAGCGCTGCCCGCTGTCGACCCCTTGGAGCTTCTTCAGGGCGCGACGCTGGTGCCCGGGCGCCGGGAGGCCGATGCCGTCTACCGGCCGCTCGCCGAGCTGCCACCGAAACAGGTCTACATCTTGCGGTTTTCGCCGTCCGGAGAGACACCTTGAGGCCGGAAAACCTGCATCCGACGGACCGGCGCCGCCAGCGGCGCCGGCGCGACGTCGCGTTCGGCGGGTATCTCTACATCGGCTGGATGCTGGCGACGGCCTTTCTGCTCAACTGGATCCCGGTAGCGACGCCGGGCTACTGGGCGGTGGGATCGTTCCTGAGCTATCCGGCGCTGGTGCTGGCCGTGCCCGCCGGGCTGCTGGCGCTGGTGTACACCGTGGTGGTTTGGCGGGAACGCTCGCTCTGGCTGATGGCGGCGCTGACCGCCGCGGTCTGGCCGGCGCTCTGGAGCGCGGCCCGGCTGGCCGACCCATGGAGCGCGGCCGTGGGAGCGTTTTTCGTTGGGTTGACGGTCCTGCTGCTCGCGCTGCCGCTCGGATGGTTCTCGAGCTGGAGACGACCCTGGCGCCGAGCGCTGCCGGGGGAGCCCGAGGAGGAGTCCAAGCGTCCCTGGTGACGGCGTCCGTTCGCGAGTGTTTTCAAGCCGGGCTCAAGCCGGGCTCAAGCCGGGCTCGAGGCGAGCTCAAGTCGAGCTCAGGCCGGGCTCGAGTCGGGTTCGAACAAGCGAGCGCCCTCATTTTCCGCCATCGCCATGCGTACCAGCTGGGCGACGGAGTCGGCTTGCATCTTGCTCATCACTCGCGCGCGGTGAATCTCGACGGTTCGCTGGCTCAGCTCCAGGCGGTGCGCGATGACCTTGTTGGTCAGGCCTTCGACGACCAGCGCCATGACCTCGCGCTCCCTCTGGGTCAGGCTTTCCATTCGCTCTCGAATCTCATGTCGAAGCCGAGCCGCCTGGCGCTTCTCGGTGTCGAGGTCGAAAGCCTGATGGATCTTGTCGAGGAGGTCTTGATCGCTGAACGGCTTCTGGATGAAGTCGACGGCACCGGCTTTGAGCGCCTTGACCGCCGTCGGCACGTCGGCGTGTGCGGTGATGAAGATGATCGGTAGTGTGGAACCCCTGGCGGACAACTGCTCCTGCAGCTCGATCCCGCTGAGGCCCGGCATGCGCACGTCGAGCACTACGCAACCGGACATCTCGGGCCGGTAGGACTGAATGAACTCGGTGCCCGAGGCGAAGGCTTCCACGGGCAGCTCGACCGAGCGGACCAGGAGCTCCAACGAGTCGCGGACCGCCGGATCATCGTCGATTACGAATACGGTTTCACTGTCGTTCATGACGTTGCTGGGAAAACGCTATTCTAGCGTGGCTCGGTCGTTTGCCGCTCGCTGGCGGCGAGGCCGATTCGAAGCGACGGCCCGACGCCCGGCGACATGCACAGCGACATGACGAAAAGCAAGATCCGCTCGGAACGACGCATCGCTCGCGGGATGACTTTGAGGTGGGTCCCCGGTCTGGCGGTCCTAGCCGCCTTGGCGCTTGCCGGGTTCTTGATCTTCGACGAGAACGTGCGCTCGGTGGAAGCCACCGCGTCCTTGATCAATGAGGCGGGGCGCCAGCGAGTCCTGTCCCAGAGAGCAGCCCTGCGCGCTCGGCACCTGGCGAACCTGCCGGTTGCCGGTGCGGACGCGGATCGCGCTCCGATCCGCTCCGAGCTGGGCGAGATCGCCCAACAGATGGCGAGCGTCCACTCGCGTCTTCTCGCCGGAGAGCCGCTGCTCGAGCGACCCGATGACATGCCGGCGGCGCTGGCGCGGATCTTCGAAGAGCCGCCGCATGAGCTCGATCGCCGATGCCGAAGTTTTGTCGCCGCGGTCGTTTCCCTGGCGGAGGACAAGCCACTCGATTTCGAGGCGCTGGAAACCGTGCTGGAAATAGCCGAGGAGGGGACGTTTCTGGGCAGCCTCGATGCCGTGGCCAACGAGCTCGAGCGCTACACCGAGAGCCGCCTGCGCCGATCTCGGCGAGCTCTGGTCGCGGTGACGCTGGCCAATCTCGCGGTTCTGGTCGTGCTCTCCCTGGCGGTGTTCCGGCCGATGGTCAGGAACACCCGGCGTCATCTGCGGCGGCTGCGAGAGCAGGGAGAGGAGCACCGCCTGACCCTCGACAGCGCGCTCACCAGCATTGCCGTGGTCGATCCGGCCGGGCTTCTGACCACCGCCAACCGGTTCCTGTGCCAGCTCACCGGTTACGACGAAAGTGAGCTCATCGGTTCGCGCTGGCTCGATCTCATCCATCCGGACAACGCCGCGGATGCCGAGGAGCTGCTGACCCGGGTTCTGGCCGGCGAGGCCGGGTTCCAGGCGCGCCCGATGCGATTGGTGACCCGGTCGGGCGAGGTTCGCAGCGGTCTGATTCGGTGCGGCGTCCAGCTCGACGAGAACGACGAGCCGGTACGAGTCGTCATCCATTTCGAGGACTCGACCGAGCGTCTGAAGGCGGAGGAAGAAGCCCGGCAGAGCCGGGAGCGACTCGCACAAGTCGATCGGGTCACCGCGATGGGAGAGATGGCCGGCGGTCTCGCCCACGAGATAAACCAGCCCCTGACCGCGATTGCCTCCTACGCCCAGGCCTGTAGGAGATGGGTCGAGTCCGGCAAGGTCGAGTCGGGGAATCTGATGACCACTCTCGGCAAGATCGGCGAGCAGGCGCTGCGAGCGGGCAAAGTGATCCGTCGGCTGCGGACCTTTGTGAGCCGGCATGAGACCGGCGCCGAGGTCGTGGACCTAAACGCCGTCGTCACCGAGGCCGTGGCTCTGGCAGAGGCCGACGCCCGCATGCACGGTTGTGCGATCGAGACGGTGCTGTCGGCCGACCTGGAGCCCGTGATCGCGGACCCGATTCAGCTCGAGCAGGTCGTGCTCAACCTCATCCGGAATGGTATCGAGGCGCACCAAGACACCGGCGCCGCCGCAAGGGTGCTGGTATCCACCTCGGCGCTGGGATCCGAAGCCGTCGAGGTGACTGTTGTCGACAACGGCAAGGGTCTGCCGGACAAACCGGAGAAGCTGTTCGAGCCGTTCTACTCGACCAAGACCTCGGGCATGGGCATGGGCCTCTCGATCAGTCGGACCCTCGTC from bacterium includes:
- a CDS encoding response regulator transcription factor produces the protein MNDSETVFVIDDDPAVRDSLELLVRSVELPVEAFASGTEFIQSYRPEMSGCVVLDVRMPGLSGIELQEQLSARGSTLPIIFITAHADVPTAVKALKAGAVDFIQKPFSDQDLLDKIHQAFDLDTEKRQAARLRHEIRERMESLTQREREVMALVVEGLTNKVIAHRLELSQRTVEIHRARVMSKMQADSVAQLVRMAMAENEGARLFEPDSSPA
- a CDS encoding PAS domain S-box protein; this translates as MTKSKIRSERRIARGMTLRWVPGLAVLAALALAGFLIFDENVRSVEATASLINEAGRQRVLSQRAALRARHLANLPVAGADADRAPIRSELGEIAQQMASVHSRLLAGEPLLERPDDMPAALARIFEEPPHELDRRCRSFVAAVVSLAEDKPLDFEALETVLEIAEEGTFLGSLDAVANELERYTESRLRRSRRALVAVTLANLAVLVVLSLAVFRPMVRNTRRHLRRLREQGEEHRLTLDSALTSIAVVDPAGLLTTANRFLCQLTGYDESELIGSRWLDLIHPDNAADAEELLTRVLAGEAGFQARPMRLVTRSGEVRSGLIRCGVQLDENDEPVRVVIHFEDSTERLKAEEEARQSRERLAQVDRVTAMGEMAGGLAHEINQPLTAIASYAQACRRWVESGKVESGNLMTTLGKIGEQALRAGKVIRRLRTFVSRHETGAEVVDLNAVVTEAVALAEADARMHGCAIETVLSADLEPVIADPIQLEQVVLNLIRNGIEAHQDTGAAARVLVSTSALGSEAVEVTVVDNGKGLPDKPEKLFEPFYSTKTSGMGMGLSISRTLVASHGGRLWCQPNSDGGAAFLFSIPTAVENRRRMLG